A stretch of the Notamacropus eugenii isolate mMacEug1 chromosome 2, mMacEug1.pri_v2, whole genome shotgun sequence genome encodes the following:
- the NRAS gene encoding GTPase NRas, with protein MTEYKLVVVGAGGVGKSALTIQLIQNHFVDEYDPTIEDSYRKQVVIDGETCLLDILDTAGQEEYSAMRDQYMRTGEGFLCVFAINNSKSFADINLYREQIKRVKDSDDVPMVLVGNKCDLPTRTVDTKQAHELAKSYGIPFIETSAKTRQGVEDAFYTLVREIRQYRMKKLNSSDDGTQGCLGLSCAVM; from the exons ATGACCGAGTACAAACTGGTGGTGGTCGGAGCTGGCGGTGTGGGGAAAAGCGCCTTGACCATCCAGCTCATCCAGAACCACTTCGTGGACGAGTATGATCCCACGATAGAG GATTCATATCGAAAGCAAGTGGTTATTGATGGTGAAACTTGTTTGTTGGACATACTGGACACAGCTGGACAGGAGGAGTACAGTGCCATGAGAGACCAGTATATGAGGACTGGTGAAGgctttctctgtgtctttgccaTCAACAATAGCAAATCATTTGCAGATATTAACCTCTACAG GGAACAAATTAAACGAGTGAAAGACTCAGATGATGTACCTATGGTGCTGGTGGGAAATAAGTGTGATTTGCCAACAAGGACAGTCGACACAAAACAGGCTCATGAACTAGCCAAGAGCTATGGAATTCCTTTCATTGAAACTTCAGCCAAGACCAGACAG GGTGTTGAAGATGCTTTTTACACACTGGTAAGAGAAATACGGCAGTATCGCATGAAAAAACTCAACAGTAGTGATGATGGGACTCAAGGCTGTCTAGGTCTTTCCTGTGCAGTCATGTAA